In Candidatus Neomarinimicrobiota bacterium, the following are encoded in one genomic region:
- a CDS encoding FlgD immunoglobulin-like domain containing protein — ILHSAFPNPFNPSVTVRYELPKVSDVSITIYDMFGRNIWNLNESFKPAGYYSLQWNGDNNEGNQVSSGVYLISFSTPEFKAVQKAILIR; from the coding sequence ATATTGCATTCGGCATTTCCTAACCCGTTTAATCCAAGCGTTACGGTTCGATATGAACTACCGAAAGTATCAGATGTATCAATTACCATATATGACATGTTTGGCAGAAATATTTGGAACTTAAACGAATCTTTCAAACCGGCTGGATACTATTCATTGCAATGGAACGGTGACAATAATGAAGGGAACCAGGTTAGCAGTGGCGTGTATTTAATTTCTTTTTCCACGCCTGAGTTTAAAGCAGTACAAAAGGCTATTCTAATTCGTTAG